In a single window of the Mesoplodon densirostris isolate mMesDen1 chromosome 18, mMesDen1 primary haplotype, whole genome shotgun sequence genome:
- the ACBD4 gene encoding acyl-CoA-binding domain-containing protein 4 isoform X1, producing the protein MGTGNESPEPDCQKQFQAAVRVVQNLPKNGSYRPSYKEMLRFYSYYKQATMGPCLVPQPGFWDPIGRYKWDAWNSLGEMSREQAMSAYITEMKLVAQRVIDTVPLGEVAEDMFGYFEPLYRVIPDMPRPPETFLKRVTGWKEQVLNGDAEPAPEPPCLPKEPAPPSPGSRPPRDQDSEVFCDSMEQLEPELVRPPPIASPSLPHWALAAPATPLGLCDSSQQVGAEQRGALGGELNTGNSTESPAEEGRLESTLLGPQELDTWLVGTVRALQESMRDVQGRLQSLESMPVPRKQRPRPGTGLSAPTLLFFLLWPFIVQWLFRQFRTQKR; encoded by the exons ATGGGTACCGGAAATGAAAGTCCAGAGCCGGACTGCCAGAAACAGTTCCAGGCCGCAGTCCGCGTCGTTCAGAACCTGCCTAAGAACG GCTCTTACCGCCCCTCCTATAAAGAGATGCTGCGATTCTACAGCTACTACAAGCAGGCTACCATGGGGCCCTGCCTGGTCCCCCAGCCTGGGTTCTGGGACCCTATTGGACGTTATAAATG GGATGCCTGGAACAGCCTGGGCGAGATGAGCAGGGAGCAGGCCATGTCCGCCTACATCACTGAGATGAAGCTGGTGGCCCAGAGG GTGATCGACACAGTGCCCCTGGGCGAGGTGGCAGAGGACATGTTTGGTTACTTCGAGCCCCTGTACCGGGTGATCCCTGACATGCCGAGGCCCCCGGAGACCTTCCTGAAAAGGGTCACAG GTTGGAAAGAGCAGGTGCTGAATGGAGACGCCGAGCCTGCCCCAGAGCCTCCCTGCCTTCCCAAGGAACCAGCACCCCCAAGCCCAG GGTCCCGGCCCCCCAGGGACCAGGACTCTGAGGTTTTCTGTGATTCCATGGAGCAGCTGGAGCCTGAGCTGGTGAGACCCCCTCCCATCGCCTCCCCTTCCCTACCCCACTGGGCCCTAGCTGCTCCCGCCACCCCCCTTGGACTTTGTGACTCTTCTCAGCAGGTTGGGGCAGAGCAGAGGGGCGCCCTGGGAGGGGAGCTCAACACCGGGAACAGCACCGAGTCTCCTGCAGAGGAAG GGAGATTGGAAAGCACCCTGCTGGGGCCCCAGGAATTGGACACGTGGCTGGTGGGGACAGTTCGGGCGCTGCAGGAGAGCATGCGGGACGTCCAGGGGAGACTGCAGAGCCTGGAGAGCATGCCTGTCCCCCGCAAGCAG AGGCCAAGGCCCGGCACTGGGCTCTCTGCTCCCACGCTGCTCTTCTTCCTCCTGTGGCCCTTCATCGTCCAGTGGCTCTTCCGACAGTTTCGGACCCAGAAGAGGTGA
- the ACBD4 gene encoding acyl-CoA-binding domain-containing protein 4 isoform X2 yields MGTGNESPEPDCQKQFQAAVRVVQNLPKNGSYRPSYKEMLRFYSYYKQATMGPCLVPQPGFWDPIGRYKCPLFPRDAWNSLGEMSREQAMSAYITEMKLVAQRVIDTVPLGEVAEDMFGYFEPLYRVIPDMPRPPETFLKRVTGWKEQVLNGDAEPAPEPPCLPKEPAPPSPGSRPPRDQDSEVFCDSMEQLEPELQVGAEQRGALGGELNTGNSTESPAEEGRLESTLLGPQELDTWLVGTVRALQESMRDVQGRLQSLESMPVPRKQRPRPGTGLSAPTLLFFLLWPFIVQWLFRQFRTQKR; encoded by the exons ATGGGTACCGGAAATGAAAGTCCAGAGCCGGACTGCCAGAAACAGTTCCAGGCCGCAGTCCGCGTCGTTCAGAACCTGCCTAAGAACG GCTCTTACCGCCCCTCCTATAAAGAGATGCTGCGATTCTACAGCTACTACAAGCAGGCTACCATGGGGCCCTGCCTGGTCCCCCAGCCTGGGTTCTGGGACCCTATTGGACGTTATAAATG CCCTCTGTTCCCCAGGGATGCCTGGAACAGCCTGGGCGAGATGAGCAGGGAGCAGGCCATGTCCGCCTACATCACTGAGATGAAGCTGGTGGCCCAGAGG GTGATCGACACAGTGCCCCTGGGCGAGGTGGCAGAGGACATGTTTGGTTACTTCGAGCCCCTGTACCGGGTGATCCCTGACATGCCGAGGCCCCCGGAGACCTTCCTGAAAAGGGTCACAG GTTGGAAAGAGCAGGTGCTGAATGGAGACGCCGAGCCTGCCCCAGAGCCTCCCTGCCTTCCCAAGGAACCAGCACCCCCAAGCCCAG GGTCCCGGCCCCCCAGGGACCAGGACTCTGAGGTTTTCTGTGATTCCATGGAGCAGCTGGAGCCTGAGCTG CAGGTTGGGGCAGAGCAGAGGGGCGCCCTGGGAGGGGAGCTCAACACCGGGAACAGCACCGAGTCTCCTGCAGAGGAAG GGAGATTGGAAAGCACCCTGCTGGGGCCCCAGGAATTGGACACGTGGCTGGTGGGGACAGTTCGGGCGCTGCAGGAGAGCATGCGGGACGTCCAGGGGAGACTGCAGAGCCTGGAGAGCATGCCTGTCCCCCGCAAGCAG AGGCCAAGGCCCGGCACTGGGCTCTCTGCTCCCACGCTGCTCTTCTTCCTCCTGTGGCCCTTCATCGTCCAGTGGCTCTTCCGACAGTTTCGGACCCAGAAGAGGTGA
- the HEXIM1 gene encoding protein HEXIM1: MAEPLLSEYQHQPQTSNCTGAAAVHEEPNSDRPPGAEERVPEEDSRWQSRASPQSGGSPGQGGEGNLELQPPPVQTQICPESSCPEAGEKGQNGDDLSAGGAPQPAAGGQQRPKANKLGASAAGGEEAWGQQQRQLGKKKHRRRPSKKKRHWKPYYTLTWEEKKKFDEKQSLRASRIRAEMFAKGQPVAPYNTTQFLMDDHDQEEPDLKTGLYPKRAAAKSDDTSDEDFMEEAGEEDGGSDGMGGDGSEFLQRDFSETYERYHAESLQNMSKQELIKEYLELEKCLSRMEDENNRLRLESKRLGGDDDARVRELELELDRLRAENLQLLTENELHRQQERAPLSKFGD, encoded by the coding sequence ATGGCCGAGCCACTCTTGTCAGAGTATCAGCACCAGCCTCAAACTAGCAACTGTACAGGTGCTGCTGCTGTCCATGAAGAGCCGAACTCTGATCGCCCCCCAGGCGCGGAGGAGCGGGTGCCCGAGGAGGACAGTAGGTGGCAATCGAGAGCGTCCCCCCAGTCGGGTGGCTCTCCGGGGCAGGGCGGGGAAGGGAACCTGGAGCTCCAGCCGCCTCCCGTGCAGACCCAGATCTGCCCAGAATCCAGCTGTCCGGAAGCGGGTGAGAAGGGCCAGAATGGGGACGACTTGTCCGCTGGCGGTGCCCCCCAGCCGGCGGCGGGAGGGCAACAGAGGCCGAAGGCCAACAAGTTGGGGGCTTCTGCCGCAGGGGGCGAGGAGGCGTGGGGACAGCAGCAGAGACAGCTGGGCAAGAAAAAACATAGGAGACGCCCCTCCAAGAAGAAGCGGCATTGGAAACCGTACTACACGCTGACctgggaggagaagaaaaagttcGATGAGAAACAGAGCCTGCGAGCTTCGAGGATTCGAGCCGAGATGTTCGCCAAGGGCCAGCCAGTGGCTCCCTATAACACCACGCAGTTCCTCATGGATGATCACGACCAGGAGGAGCCGGATCTTAAAACCGGCCTCTATCCCAAACGGGCTGCTGCCAAATCTGACGACACCAGCGATGAGGACTTTATGGAAGAAGCGGGCGAGGAGGATGGGGGCAGCGACGGGATGGGAGGAGACGGCAGCGAGTTTCTGCAGCGGGACTTCTCGGAGACCTACGAGCGGTACCACGCGGAGAGCCTGCAGAACATGAGCAAGCAGGAGCTCATCAAAGAGTACCTGGAGCTGGAGAAGTGCCTCTCGCGCATGGAGGACGAGAATAACCGGCTGCGGCTGGAAAGCAAGCGGCTGGGCGGCGACGACGACGCGCGCGTccgggagctggagctggagctagACCGGCTGCGCGCCGAGAACCTCCAGCTGCTGACGGAGAACGAACTGCACCGGCAGCAGGAGCGAGCACCGCTGTCCAAGTTTGGAGACTAG
- the ACBD4 gene encoding acyl-CoA-binding domain-containing protein 4 isoform X4, with the protein MGTGNESPEPDCQKQFQAAVRVVQNLPKNGSYRPSYKEMLRFYSYYKQATMGPCLVPQPGFWDPIGRYKWDAWNSLGEMSREQAMSAYITEMKLVAQRVIDTVPLGEVAEDMFGYFEPLYRVIPDMPRPPETFLKRVTGWKEQVLNGDAEPAPEPPCLPKEPAPPSPGSRPPRDQDSEVFCDSMEQLEPELVGAEQRGALGGELNTGNSTESPAEEGRLESTLLGPQELDTWLVGTVRALQESMRDVQGRLQSLESMPVPRKQRPRPGTGLSAPTLLFFLLWPFIVQWLFRQFRTQKR; encoded by the exons ATGGGTACCGGAAATGAAAGTCCAGAGCCGGACTGCCAGAAACAGTTCCAGGCCGCAGTCCGCGTCGTTCAGAACCTGCCTAAGAACG GCTCTTACCGCCCCTCCTATAAAGAGATGCTGCGATTCTACAGCTACTACAAGCAGGCTACCATGGGGCCCTGCCTGGTCCCCCAGCCTGGGTTCTGGGACCCTATTGGACGTTATAAATG GGATGCCTGGAACAGCCTGGGCGAGATGAGCAGGGAGCAGGCCATGTCCGCCTACATCACTGAGATGAAGCTGGTGGCCCAGAGG GTGATCGACACAGTGCCCCTGGGCGAGGTGGCAGAGGACATGTTTGGTTACTTCGAGCCCCTGTACCGGGTGATCCCTGACATGCCGAGGCCCCCGGAGACCTTCCTGAAAAGGGTCACAG GTTGGAAAGAGCAGGTGCTGAATGGAGACGCCGAGCCTGCCCCAGAGCCTCCCTGCCTTCCCAAGGAACCAGCACCCCCAAGCCCAG GGTCCCGGCCCCCCAGGGACCAGGACTCTGAGGTTTTCTGTGATTCCATGGAGCAGCTGGAGCCTGAGCTG GTTGGGGCAGAGCAGAGGGGCGCCCTGGGAGGGGAGCTCAACACCGGGAACAGCACCGAGTCTCCTGCAGAGGAAG GGAGATTGGAAAGCACCCTGCTGGGGCCCCAGGAATTGGACACGTGGCTGGTGGGGACAGTTCGGGCGCTGCAGGAGAGCATGCGGGACGTCCAGGGGAGACTGCAGAGCCTGGAGAGCATGCCTGTCCCCCGCAAGCAG AGGCCAAGGCCCGGCACTGGGCTCTCTGCTCCCACGCTGCTCTTCTTCCTCCTGTGGCCCTTCATCGTCCAGTGGCTCTTCCGACAGTTTCGGACCCAGAAGAGGTGA
- the ACBD4 gene encoding acyl-CoA-binding domain-containing protein 4 isoform X5 has product MGTGNESPEPDCQKQFQAAVRVVQNLPKNGSYRPSYKEMLRFYSYYKQATMGPCLVPQPGFWDPIGRYKCPLFPRDAWNSLGEMSREQAMSAYITEMKLVAQRVIDTVPLGEVAEDMFGYFEPLYRVIPDMPRPPETFLKRVTGWKEQVLNGDAEPAPEPPCLPKEPAPPSPGSRPPRDQDSEVFCDSMEQLEPELQVGAEQRGALGGELNTGNSTESPAEEGRLESTLLGPQELDTWLVGTVRALQESMRDVQGRLQSLESMPVPRKQWLFRQFRTQKR; this is encoded by the exons ATGGGTACCGGAAATGAAAGTCCAGAGCCGGACTGCCAGAAACAGTTCCAGGCCGCAGTCCGCGTCGTTCAGAACCTGCCTAAGAACG GCTCTTACCGCCCCTCCTATAAAGAGATGCTGCGATTCTACAGCTACTACAAGCAGGCTACCATGGGGCCCTGCCTGGTCCCCCAGCCTGGGTTCTGGGACCCTATTGGACGTTATAAATG CCCTCTGTTCCCCAGGGATGCCTGGAACAGCCTGGGCGAGATGAGCAGGGAGCAGGCCATGTCCGCCTACATCACTGAGATGAAGCTGGTGGCCCAGAGG GTGATCGACACAGTGCCCCTGGGCGAGGTGGCAGAGGACATGTTTGGTTACTTCGAGCCCCTGTACCGGGTGATCCCTGACATGCCGAGGCCCCCGGAGACCTTCCTGAAAAGGGTCACAG GTTGGAAAGAGCAGGTGCTGAATGGAGACGCCGAGCCTGCCCCAGAGCCTCCCTGCCTTCCCAAGGAACCAGCACCCCCAAGCCCAG GGTCCCGGCCCCCCAGGGACCAGGACTCTGAGGTTTTCTGTGATTCCATGGAGCAGCTGGAGCCTGAGCTG CAGGTTGGGGCAGAGCAGAGGGGCGCCCTGGGAGGGGAGCTCAACACCGGGAACAGCACCGAGTCTCCTGCAGAGGAAG GGAGATTGGAAAGCACCCTGCTGGGGCCCCAGGAATTGGACACGTGGCTGGTGGGGACAGTTCGGGCGCTGCAGGAGAGCATGCGGGACGTCCAGGGGAGACTGCAGAGCCTGGAGAGCATGCCTGTCCCCCGCAAGCAG TGGCTCTTCCGACAGTTTCGGACCCAGAAGAGGTGA
- the ACBD4 gene encoding acyl-CoA-binding domain-containing protein 4 isoform X3, translating to MGTGNESPEPDCQKQFQAAVRVVQNLPKNGSYRPSYKEMLRFYSYYKQATMGPCLVPQPGFWDPIGRYKCPLFPRDAWNSLGEMSREQAMSAYITEMKLVAQRVIDTVPLGEVAEDMFGYFEPLYRVIPDMPRPPETFLKRVTGWKEQVLNGDAEPAPEPPCLPKEPAPPSPGSRPPRDQDSEVFCDSMEQLEPELVGAEQRGALGGELNTGNSTESPAEEGRLESTLLGPQELDTWLVGTVRALQESMRDVQGRLQSLESMPVPRKQRPRPGTGLSAPTLLFFLLWPFIVQWLFRQFRTQKR from the exons ATGGGTACCGGAAATGAAAGTCCAGAGCCGGACTGCCAGAAACAGTTCCAGGCCGCAGTCCGCGTCGTTCAGAACCTGCCTAAGAACG GCTCTTACCGCCCCTCCTATAAAGAGATGCTGCGATTCTACAGCTACTACAAGCAGGCTACCATGGGGCCCTGCCTGGTCCCCCAGCCTGGGTTCTGGGACCCTATTGGACGTTATAAATG CCCTCTGTTCCCCAGGGATGCCTGGAACAGCCTGGGCGAGATGAGCAGGGAGCAGGCCATGTCCGCCTACATCACTGAGATGAAGCTGGTGGCCCAGAGG GTGATCGACACAGTGCCCCTGGGCGAGGTGGCAGAGGACATGTTTGGTTACTTCGAGCCCCTGTACCGGGTGATCCCTGACATGCCGAGGCCCCCGGAGACCTTCCTGAAAAGGGTCACAG GTTGGAAAGAGCAGGTGCTGAATGGAGACGCCGAGCCTGCCCCAGAGCCTCCCTGCCTTCCCAAGGAACCAGCACCCCCAAGCCCAG GGTCCCGGCCCCCCAGGGACCAGGACTCTGAGGTTTTCTGTGATTCCATGGAGCAGCTGGAGCCTGAGCTG GTTGGGGCAGAGCAGAGGGGCGCCCTGGGAGGGGAGCTCAACACCGGGAACAGCACCGAGTCTCCTGCAGAGGAAG GGAGATTGGAAAGCACCCTGCTGGGGCCCCAGGAATTGGACACGTGGCTGGTGGGGACAGTTCGGGCGCTGCAGGAGAGCATGCGGGACGTCCAGGGGAGACTGCAGAGCCTGGAGAGCATGCCTGTCCCCCGCAAGCAG AGGCCAAGGCCCGGCACTGGGCTCTCTGCTCCCACGCTGCTCTTCTTCCTCCTGTGGCCCTTCATCGTCCAGTGGCTCTTCCGACAGTTTCGGACCCAGAAGAGGTGA